The following is a genomic window from Verrucomicrobiia bacterium.
TTCAGCCAGTCGATGATGTAAATCGTTTCGGAAAAGCGGCGGGAATTGGTCGGGGCACCCAAGAGGACGGCCAGGATTTCGTGGTCTTCCCGATCCTTCATAATCGTCGCCAGACAGTAGCCGGAAGCGGCGATGAAGCCGGTTTTTCCCCCCTCCACCTGCCAGCCGGCGCGGGCCAGGCGATTGGTGTTCAGCAAAATGTGGCGGCGGCGCTTGTTGGTGGAGTGGAAGGTGTACTGATCCGTGGCGGTGATGTGGGCGACCCAGTAATTCTCCAACGCCGCCGAGAGCAGCCGGGCGACGTCCAAGGCCGTGGAGCGGTTGCCGGCGTCCAGTCCCGTTACCTCCACAAAGAAAGTGGAGTCCAGCCCCAGCTCGCGGGCCTTTTCGTTCATACGCAAAACGAAGTTGTCCATCGAGAGCCCGGAGGCGCGGGCCAAGGTCCGCGTCACCCGGTTGTCCGAGGCCATCAAGGAGGCGTACAAAAGATCCAACAGCCGGAAGGACTCGCCGATTCCCATCTGGGAGCGGCGGCGGCCGGCACCACGGGCGTCCTCGCGGGTCACCGTCACCACCGAATCGAGGGGGGGGTTGCCTTCCAAAAAGACGATGGCGGTCATCAGCTTGGTCAAGCTGGCGATGGAGCGAACCTGGTTGGCGTTGTACTCGTACAAAATCCGGCCGGAGGGGACATCGATAATCAGCGCGGCCTTGGCCAAAAGCCGCCCCGGCGATTCCGGGGTGGCGCCGCGGATGAAGGTGCGGCGGGCGCGCCGGGGTCTTTTTTTAGCCTGGGAGTAAAGCTCGACAAAGGGGGAAAGAGAGAACAACAAAATAAGAAAAGCGGTCAGCGTTTGAAGCAATCGCGGGTTGTTCGTCATCCACCAGCAGGAAATATAGCGGGAAGCGGGGAATAAGCCAAAGAATTACGGGGCGGTTTTCAGCCGGTCGTTCAGCCGGAAAAGGGCTTTTTGCACCCGGCGGGCGGCCTTGGCCTCCTCCCAAATCAACTGGAACTGCTTGCCGACTTCGGCCCCCAAGAGCAAAATGTAGGAGGAGTAGTACACCCAGACGAAGAAGAGGGCGATGGTGGCGGCGGAGCCGTAGAAGCGCTCCGGGCCGGCGAATTTTTTGGCGAACAGATCGAACAGGAGCTTGGCAATCTCCCAGGCGCAGGCGCCGAAAAAGGCGCCGAAGAGGGCCGCTGTGTTGGAAACCCGGACGCGGGGCATGATTTTGTAAATGGCGTAGAAGAGCAGGAAAGCCAGAAAAACCGGCAGCAAAACGGCGGTCACTTTCGCAAAAAAAGGGAACTCGACAATTTTGCCGCCGAGAAGGGGGAGCTCCGTGTTGCGAAATGCCGTGTACAAGGCGGTTGCCAAAAGGGAGAGCAGGATGAAGAGGAGAAATCCGGGAACCAAGGCGAGCCGGAGCAAAATAGAGTGCCAAAAGGCGCGGCCGGAGGGGAGTTTCCAGATTGCGTTCAGGGCGGTTTCAATGGAGCCGAAGATGCGGCTGGCGGTCCAAATCAAACCCAAAAGCCCGAAGAGCCCGACCAGCTTGCGCCGGGCCTGCAGGTTGTTCAAAAAATTGATAATCGATTCGTCCGAGACGGAGACCGGCAGAAGCTGGGCGGCCAAGTCGGTGGTTTTGGTGTAAACCGTTTCGGAGCTCAACAAAAATCCGGCCACGGAGGCCAGCACCAAAAGCACCGGGACAATCGATAAAAGAGAGAAAAAGGAAATGGAGCCGGCCAGAAGAGGGAGGTTGTCCTGCATCAAAATGTCGCGAATCAGATTCTTCAAAAACCGCTCAAACGGGTGCAGGAAAACCCGGGCGCGGACCTTGAGGTACTGCGAATAGAGGGCGGGATGGAGGTGGGTGGCTTCCATCAGGCCTCTTTTTTGCCGCCGAGCAGAATGCCGAAGGGCTGCAAGGCCTCCACGTGGTCGCAGACCACCTTGAAGGCGGCGGTAATCGGAATCGCCAAAAGGGCGCCGGCAAAGCCCCAAATCCAGGCCCAGAAGATGGCGGAGAGCAGAACAGCCATCGGGTTCAAGTCGATTTTCGTCTCCAGAATTCTGGGGCCGATGATGTTCCCTTCCAGCGTCTGCACGACCAGAAAGAAAATCACCAAAACGGGAAGATGCCAGGAGAGGCCGTGGGCGGCGAAGGTGGCGCCGGCGGTCAGTATCAGCGCAATCAACGAGCCGAGATAGGGCACCCAGTTCAAGACGGCGGCCAAGGGGCCCCAAAGAAGGGGGAGCGGCACCTGCAGAATCACGAATCCGACGGTCAAAACCACTCCCAAGACGATGGTTATGGCGGTTTTGACCACGAGAAAGCCGGAGATGCTGCGGTTGATTTTCTTTACGATGTCCGCCGTGGTGGCGCGGTTTTCCCGGCCGAAAAAGTAGGTCAGCCGGCGCTGCATGGAGTCGCGGTCCAAAAGCATGAACAAAGTCAAAAAATAAACGAGGAAGGCGGAGCCCAGAAAGGAGGCGGCGGAGCCCAGGCCGCGGGTGGTGAACTGGAGGATTTTTCCCACCTGCTCCGGCGTGAAAGCGGGAATCGAGCCGGCCGGGTCTTTTAAAAACGGCAAGCGCTCTGAAACGGAGGCGGGCAGGCGGGCGGAAAGATCAGTCAGGGCCTTGACCAGCGCCTGCTGGTATTGCGGGGCTTTTTGCACCAGCTCGGCAATCTGGACGGCGCCCCACCAGAGGGCCAGAACGAAAACGACGAGAAAGAAAAGCATCACGAGCGTGACGGCGACGGCATAGGGGACCTTTAGGCGCTGCAGCAGGTCGATGAGCGGGCTCAACAGAAACGCAAAAAAGAGGGCGGCAACCAGGGGAACCAGAACGGGGCTGGCGAAATAGGCAAACAAGGTGAGGCCGGACAGGGCCAAGAGAGGCATCCAGAAACTTTGAACCTTGATGATCGTCTGGGTCACAAATCCTCCGGTTTTTTGGCGCCCTTCAACAGGGCGGCCATTTCATTTTCTCCTATCGTTTTCACTCCCAAACGCCGGGCATCGGCCAGTTTGGAGCCGGGATTTTCACCGACAATCACGAAGCTGGTTTTCTTGCTGACCGAAGAGGAGACCTTGGCCCCGCGCTTTTCCAGCTCCGCTTTGGCTTCGTCCCTCCCGAAATTTTCGAGCGTGCCGGTGATGACAAAGGTATAGCCGGAGAGGGTTTGGGGCAACTTTTCCTGTTCGTAAACGGGAAACACGACGCCCCCTTTCTTCAATTTTTCAATCACCTTCCGGTTGGCGGCATCCGAAAAGAAGCTGGTGATGCTTTTCGCGACGATGGGGCCGACTTCGCGCACTTGGGTCAATTCTTCCTCCGAGGCGGCCATCAAGGCTTCGACGCTGCCAAAGTGCCGGGCCAGCACTTGGGCCAAATGCTCGCCGACATTGCGGATGCCCAAGGCATAAAGAAAGTGGGGAAGGTCCGGTTTTTTGGAGGACTCGATGGCCTTTTGCAGATTGGAAGCGAGTTTGTCTCCCATCCTGTCCAGTTTCATCCAGTCCGATTTTTCGAGGAAGTACAAATCGGCCGGGTCGGCAATCAGTTTTTTGTCCACGAGCTGTTCGACCCAGCGGATGCCGAGCCCCTCGGCGTTCATCCCCCCCTTCGAGACAAAATGGGCAATCCGCTCCACCAACTGGGCCCGGCAGGCCAAGCCGGTGCAGCGCGTGGCGGCCTCCCCCGGCAAGCGCACGGCCTTGGAGCCGCACACGGGGCACTTCGCCGGCATCTTGAAAATTTTTTCGTGCCCCGTGCGGCGGGATTTGTCCACCCCCAGCACCTCTGGAATCACGTCGCCGGCCCGCTGGATGAAGACCGCATCGCCGATGCGGATATCCTTTTTGGCCACTTCATCCTCGTTGTGCAAGGTCGCGCGGCTAACCTCCACGCCGCCGACGCGCACCGGCTCCAAAACGGCAACCGGCGTTAAGATACCGGTGCGCCCGACCTGCACGATGATATCCAGCACCTTGGTTTTGGCCTGCTGCGGGGGGAATTTCCAAGCCACGGCCCAGCGGGGGGAGCGGGAGAGTTCCCCCATGCGCCGCTGGACTTTAAGCTGGTTCACCTTCACCACGATGCCGTCCATTTCAAATTCCGCTTTATCGCGGGCGGCTTTGATTTTTTCGAATTCCTTTTGAACCTCGCCGGGGGTGCGGCAAATCTTGATTTCCCGGCTGGTGCGGAAGCCCCAAATCTTTACGGCCATCATCGTTTCAAAGTGTGTGTCGAAATGAGCGCCTTCGATTTCCCCCGTGCCGTAGGCCAAAAAGACAAGCGGGCGGGAGGCGGTGATTTTTGGATCCAGTTGACGCACCGCGCCGGCGGCGGCGTTGCGGGGGTTGGCGAAAACCTCCTCCCCCGCTTTAGCCAGGGCGCGGTTCAACTTCTCGAATTCCTCCTTCGGAAAAATCACCTCGCCGCGCACCTCCAAAAGTTTGGGGGCTTCGGCCTTCTCTTCCGACAGCCGCAGGGGAATCG
Proteins encoded in this region:
- a CDS encoding AI-2E family transporter, giving the protein MTQTIIKVQSFWMPLLALSGLTLFAYFASPVLVPLVAALFFAFLLSPLIDLLQRLKVPYAVAVTLVMLFFLVVFVLALWWGAVQIAELVQKAPQYQQALVKALTDLSARLPASVSERLPFLKDPAGSIPAFTPEQVGKILQFTTRGLGSAASFLGSAFLVYFLTLFMLLDRDSMQRRLTYFFGRENRATTADIVKKINRSISGFLVVKTAITIVLGVVLTVGFVILQVPLPLLWGPLAAVLNWVPYLGSLIALILTAGATFAAHGLSWHLPVLVIFFLVVQTLEGNIIGPRILETKIDLNPMAVLLSAIFWAWIWGFAGALLAIPITAAFKVVCDHVEALQPFGILLGGKKEA
- a CDS encoding D-alanyl-D-alanine carboxypeptidase family protein, with the translated sequence MLQTLTAFLILLFSLSPFVELYSQAKKRPRRARRTFIRGATPESPGRLLAKAALIIDVPSGRILYEYNANQVRSIASLTKLMTAIVFLEGNPPLDSVVTVTREDARGAGRRRSQMGIGESFRLLDLLYASLMASDNRVTRTLARASGLSMDNFVLRMNEKARELGLDSTFFVEVTGLDAGNRSTALDVARLLSAALENYWVAHITATDQYTFHSTNKRRRHILLNTNRLARAGWQVEGGKTGFIAASGYCLATIMKDREDHEILAVLLGAPTNSRRFSETIYIIDWLNRYVYPRATADTTLTSE
- a CDS encoding YihY/virulence factor BrkB family protein, whose translation is MEATHLHPALYSQYLKVRARVFLHPFERFLKNLIRDILMQDNLPLLAGSISFFSLLSIVPVLLVLASVAGFLLSSETVYTKTTDLAAQLLPVSVSDESIINFLNNLQARRKLVGLFGLLGLIWTASRIFGSIETALNAIWKLPSGRAFWHSILLRLALVPGFLLFILLSLLATALYTAFRNTELPLLGGKIVEFPFFAKVTAVLLPVFLAFLLFYAIYKIMPRVRVSNTAALFGAFFGACAWEIAKLLFDLFAKKFAGPERFYGSAATIALFFVWVYYSSYILLLGAEVGKQFQLIWEEAKAARRVQKALFRLNDRLKTAP
- the ligA gene encoding NAD-dependent DNA ligase LigA, with amino-acid sequence MADARTKARVEKLRELVNYHNYRYHVLDSPEISDAEFDRLFDELVDLEKKHPELVTPDSPTQRVGAEPSDEFRSVRHRLPMLSLNKVTTEEEFADFHRRVLELGGIKESEVEYVTEPKWDGLAVELVYEKGVFIQGSTRGDGVTGEDVTPNLKTIKSIPLRLSEEKAEAPKLLEVRGEVIFPKEEFEKLNRALAKAGEEVFANPRNAAAGAVRQLDPKITASRPLVFLAYGTGEIEGAHFDTHFETMMAVKIWGFRTSREIKICRTPGEVQKEFEKIKAARDKAEFEMDGIVVKVNQLKVQRRMGELSRSPRWAVAWKFPPQQAKTKVLDIIVQVGRTGILTPVAVLEPVRVGGVEVSRATLHNEDEVAKKDIRIGDAVFIQRAGDVIPEVLGVDKSRRTGHEKIFKMPAKCPVCGSKAVRLPGEAATRCTGLACRAQLVERIAHFVSKGGMNAEGLGIRWVEQLVDKKLIADPADLYFLEKSDWMKLDRMGDKLASNLQKAIESSKKPDLPHFLYALGIRNVGEHLAQVLARHFGSVEALMAASEEELTQVREVGPIVAKSITSFFSDAANRKVIEKLKKGGVVFPVYEQEKLPQTLSGYTFVITGTLENFGRDEAKAELEKRGAKVSSSVSKKTSFVIVGENPGSKLADARRLGVKTIGENEMAALLKGAKKPEDL